A genomic region of Jeotgalibaca ciconiae contains the following coding sequences:
- the istA gene encoding IS21 family transposase — protein sequence MIRYRKILEMHFNGISQRTISTSLGNSRNTVSSIIKKAESLGLVDLSDTHTDQWLGGFLFPEKQAVEKGYFPPDWEDVHKELQKKNVTLKLLHLEYTDRARNGGKIPYAYRTFAEKYGHYAKKYKATMPIRRKPGEIMEVDWAGSTLVITDRAAGEKLEVYIFVATLPYSQYSYVEAFLDMKSSSWLTGHIHAFEHFEGVPESLVPDNLKTGVIKARGSEPIINEAYRELADHYRTVIVPSRVKRPKDKPSVEGTVGFVSRQIIAALRNYQCFDIHDLNKQILSKLDAINKESFQKRPGSRESVFNEEEKSYLLPLRPTRFKLSEWRIAIVQPNYHIQIERMYYSVPYEYIQSEVHVRLSKDLIEVYFNDTRIASHKRLMGMVGQYATLPEHMPDNHRLFLEHTPESSREWAEKIGSNMLEMVEFLLKNSSDKKALNQLMSLRSLTRKYAIEELELAAQNILVASSNPTVSVFKTILVRNKKRLKAEESDTLTSLKTNEAYGFVRGANYFGGKK from the coding sequence ATGATTCGATATCGAAAAATATTGGAAATGCATTTTAATGGCATATCCCAACGAACCATCAGTACCAGTCTTGGTAATTCTAGAAATACAGTTTCCAGCATCATCAAAAAAGCTGAAAGTTTGGGTCTTGTTGATTTGAGTGATACCCATACTGATCAATGGCTGGGAGGATTTCTGTTTCCCGAGAAGCAAGCTGTTGAAAAAGGCTACTTCCCACCAGATTGGGAGGATGTCCATAAAGAGCTTCAGAAGAAGAATGTGACGCTCAAGCTTCTTCATCTTGAGTATACTGATCGAGCGCGCAATGGTGGTAAAATCCCCTACGCATATCGAACATTCGCTGAGAAATACGGACATTATGCTAAAAAGTACAAAGCTACGATGCCCATCAGAAGAAAGCCAGGAGAGATTATGGAAGTGGACTGGGCTGGGAGTACCCTGGTCATCACCGACCGAGCAGCCGGAGAAAAACTTGAGGTGTATATCTTTGTGGCGACATTGCCGTATAGTCAATATAGCTATGTGGAAGCGTTCCTTGATATGAAGTCTTCGAGTTGGCTGACGGGACATATCCATGCCTTCGAACATTTTGAGGGGGTTCCAGAATCACTGGTGCCTGATAACTTAAAAACAGGCGTTATTAAAGCACGTGGAAGCGAGCCAATCATTAATGAGGCTTACCGTGAATTAGCCGATCACTATCGTACTGTAATCGTACCTAGTCGAGTAAAAAGACCGAAAGATAAGCCTAGCGTTGAAGGAACCGTAGGGTTCGTCTCTAGGCAGATTATTGCGGCTTTGAGAAATTATCAGTGTTTCGATATCCATGACTTAAACAAACAAATCCTTAGTAAATTAGATGCAATCAATAAAGAATCTTTTCAAAAGCGTCCGGGTTCGCGAGAAAGTGTGTTTAACGAAGAAGAGAAGTCCTACCTTCTGCCCCTTCGTCCCACACGTTTTAAGTTATCGGAATGGAGAATAGCCATCGTTCAACCGAACTACCATATCCAAATTGAACGCATGTATTATTCCGTTCCATATGAATATATCCAGAGCGAGGTTCATGTCCGCCTCTCCAAGGATTTAATTGAAGTATACTTTAACGATACCCGAATTGCATCTCACAAAAGATTGATGGGAATGGTCGGACAGTATGCAACGCTCCCGGAACATATGCCTGATAACCATCGGTTGTTCTTGGAACATACACCGGAAAGCAGCCGTGAATGGGCTGAAAAAATCGGTTCGAATATGCTTGAGATGGTCGAATTTCTATTGAAAAATAGCTCTGATAAAAAAGCGCTTAATCAGTTAATGAGTTTACGAAGCCTGACGCGCAAATACGCAATAGAAGAATTGGAACTTGCCGCTCAAAACATTTTGGTCGCTTCGTCTAATCCAACAGTGAGTGTGTTCAAGACCATACTTGTCCGAAACAAAAAAAGGTTGAAGGCAGAGGAAAGTGATACTTTGACATCTTTAAAAACAAATGAAGCATACGGCTTTGTACGCGGCGCAAACTACTTTGGAGGTAAAAAATAA
- a CDS encoding DUF302 domain-containing protein — protein MNLVYEKSTNKTLEEALKALEENLKENNFGILWQLNFKDKLNEKNLEFQDDFVVLEVCNPEQAQEVLNKNIHIGYALPCKMVVRTEGEQTYIGMASPNVLIGLFDEPELKEVAQKVEVTLKKAIEASV, from the coding sequence ATGAATCTCGTTTATGAAAAAAGTACCAATAAAACTTTAGAGGAAGCGTTAAAAGCACTAGAAGAAAATTTGAAAGAAAACAATTTTGGTATTCTCTGGCAGTTGAACTTTAAAGACAAACTAAATGAAAAAAATTTAGAATTTCAAGATGATTTTGTCGTACTAGAAGTTTGCAATCCTGAACAAGCTCAGGAAGTTTTAAATAAAAATATTCATATTGGTTATGCTCTCCCTTGTAAAATGGTTGTCCGAACTGAAGGAGAACAGACTTATATCGGTATGGCTAGCCCGAATGTGTTAATCGGCTTATTTGACGAGCCGGAATTGAAAGAAGTGGCTCAAAAAGTAGAAGTAACTCTTAAAAAGGCTATTGAAGCTTCGGTTTAG
- a CDS encoding Dps family protein, producing the protein MASQEVKDYLNTVVATQGQFYIRLHQFHWYVKGSHFFTLHEKFEELYDETTENLDKVAERLLAIGGEPYATLQEFIDHSVIEEKVEDKNLSQDEMVEAVVVDLEIITNSLQEGVELTEEHGDSPSNDMLIAMKEGVDKHIWMLKGYLGKPVDA; encoded by the coding sequence ATGGCAAGTCAAGAAGTCAAGGATTATTTGAATACAGTGGTGGCTACTCAAGGACAATTCTATATTCGCCTGCATCAGTTTCATTGGTATGTAAAAGGATCTCATTTTTTTACACTTCATGAAAAATTTGAAGAGTTATATGATGAGACAACAGAAAACCTAGATAAGGTTGCAGAACGATTACTAGCAATTGGTGGCGAACCATATGCAACACTTCAAGAATTCATTGACCACTCAGTCATTGAGGAAAAAGTCGAAGACAAAAACCTTTCACAAGATGAAATGGTTGAAGCAGTTGTAGTAGATTTAGAAATCATTACCAATTCTCTACAAGAGGGTGTTGAATTAACTGAAGAGCACGGAGACTCCCCTTCAAATGACATGTTAATTGCCATGAAAGAAGGCGTGGACAAACATATTTGGATGCTGAAAGGTTACTTAGGCAAACCAGTGGACGCATAA
- a CDS encoding GntR family transcriptional regulator: protein MGKIPKYSQVVNYLLQKIDSGELKVGDQIETEEQLVEKFGFSRMTINKALNKLVEKKHITRISGKGSFVTSSHVVKSLEEQSSFTEDMKSIGLKPGSQLLSYKLINSNEIPEISQKMNIKEDTMLHFFVRLRTGNEIPIALNYSYVSAEVLPTLSLDALDSSFYEYLRSLNYTIIGSELEMEAVLPTIEQKSILQIEEGALLKSKAITKVLINGEEKILGYFETFYNGNIYTYKFKR, encoded by the coding sequence ATGGGGAAAATACCTAAATACAGTCAGGTGGTTAACTATCTACTTCAGAAGATTGATAGTGGAGAATTAAAAGTCGGAGATCAAATTGAAACAGAAGAACAGTTAGTAGAAAAATTTGGTTTTAGCAGAATGACAATAAACAAAGCGTTAAACAAGCTTGTAGAGAAGAAACATATTACGAGAATTTCGGGAAAAGGAAGTTTTGTGACTTCCTCTCACGTTGTTAAATCCTTGGAGGAACAATCTAGTTTTACTGAAGATATGAAATCCATAGGTCTTAAGCCAGGTTCACAGCTATTAAGTTATAAATTGATTAATTCTAATGAAATACCTGAGATTTCTCAAAAAATGAATATTAAAGAAGACACTATGCTTCATTTTTTTGTTAGATTGAGAACTGGAAATGAAATACCTATCGCTTTAAATTATAGTTACGTATCAGCAGAAGTTTTACCTACTCTTAGCTTAGACGCCTTGGATAGTTCTTTTTATGAATATTTAAGGTCATTGAATTATACTATTATCGGCAGTGAGTTAGAAATGGAAGCAGTGCTACCCACTATTGAACAAAAAAGTATTTTGCAAATAGAGGAAGGAGCACTTTTAAAGTCCAAAGCAATTACTAAAGTGCTAATAAATGGAGAAGAAAAAATTTTAGGTTATTTTGAAACATTCTATAATGGTAACATTTATACATATAAATTTAAGAGATAA
- a CDS encoding spr1629 family repressor/antitoxin, translating into MFYGKNLQVVRMLHGLSRKELGERLNVSEQSIWQFEKQMTEPSFENILQLGEILQVKTAFFFEKFRISKTFSENNVAYRKADVSSRKKTNSEVVYLNVVSEVIDYLESFLNVPPNTLITLRERVGEYLFGELTNEKIELISSVARDFLDIQPHNTNLLLALEKSGIHVLEKNVGGKADAYSAWSTKEVPVIVLGIKKSAVRRNFDLAHELGHLLLHPHIDFLTLEKNERQQTEREADYFASCFLLPSQMVSKDFKEIKKISNPESYIPLKSKYNVSIQALEMRAYKLGFLIPKQHSYFYRQISIKDYKVEEPLDREITLKRPGKIRSIFHLILSNQITNLGSIEEHFKMERRLIEEMFSIEPDFFIPYEKQEAFTSFNNVLRPKFGAI; encoded by the coding sequence ATGTTTTATGGGAAAAATCTGCAAGTAGTCCGAATGCTACACGGCCTTTCTCGTAAGGAACTCGGAGAAAGATTGAATGTATCCGAACAATCTATATGGCAGTTTGAAAAGCAAATGACGGAACCATCATTCGAAAACATTTTACAATTAGGAGAAATTTTACAAGTAAAAACAGCTTTTTTCTTTGAAAAGTTTCGTATCTCAAAGACTTTCTCTGAAAATAATGTAGCATACCGAAAAGCAGATGTTTCTTCTAGAAAAAAGACTAATAGTGAAGTAGTTTATTTAAATGTGGTTTCAGAAGTAATTGATTATTTAGAAAGTTTTTTAAATGTTCCGCCAAATACTTTGATAACTTTGAGAGAGAGAGTTGGAGAGTATTTGTTTGGGGAATTAACGAATGAAAAAATAGAGTTGATTTCTTCAGTTGCTCGAGATTTTTTAGATATTCAGCCACACAATACTAATCTTTTATTAGCATTAGAAAAATCAGGTATCCATGTTCTAGAAAAAAATGTTGGTGGGAAAGCAGATGCATATAGTGCATGGTCCACCAAAGAGGTTCCAGTGATTGTACTTGGAATTAAAAAATCAGCTGTAAGAAGAAATTTTGATTTAGCGCACGAATTGGGACACTTACTGCTACATCCACATATAGACTTTCTTACGTTAGAAAAAAATGAACGCCAACAAACGGAACGAGAAGCAGATTACTTTGCTTCATGTTTTCTTTTACCATCACAAATGGTAAGCAAAGATTTTAAAGAAATTAAAAAAATATCCAATCCAGAAAGCTACATTCCTTTAAAGTCAAAATACAATGTTTCTATTCAAGCTCTTGAAATGAGAGCTTATAAATTAGGGTTCTTGATACCCAAACAGCATAGTTATTTTTATCGCCAAATTTCTATAAAAGATTACAAAGTGGAAGAACCTTTAGATAGAGAAATTACCTTAAAGCGGCCAGGGAAGATTCGAAGTATTTTCCATTTGATTTTAAGTAATCAAATTACCAATCTGGGAAGCATTGAAGAACATTTTAAAATGGAAAGAAGATTAATAGAAGAGATGTTTTCAATCGAACCAGATTTCTTCATTCCTTATGAAAAACAAGAAGCCTTTACATCCTTTAATAATGTATTGAGACCGAAGTTTGGTGCAATATAG
- a CDS encoding SHOCT domain-containing protein produces the protein MHRYWMNDFYDFMDPNSPMGGWGGWFIVYDLVKLLIIIAAIIIIVRLLTNSFHKTDQGKHNKAIDILKERYARGEIDEEEYREKMEKLNK, from the coding sequence ATGCATCGCTATTGGATGAATGACTTTTATGATTTTATGGATCCAAACTCACCAATGGGCGGGTGGGGTGGATGGTTTATCGTTTATGATTTGGTAAAACTCCTGATTATCATTGCTGCTATCATTATAATCGTGCGTTTATTGACAAATAGTTTTCATAAAACAGACCAAGGAAAGCATAATAAAGCTATTGACATTCTCAAGGAACGTTACGCTCGTGGAGAAATTGATGAAGAAGAATATCGAGAGAAAATGGAAAAATTAAATAAATAA
- the istB gene encoding IS21-like element helper ATPase IstB, with protein sequence MLNEETVRKLTEMRMSAMAESYSDQMTNTGYQDMAFEDRFNLLVDHEYSHRKSNTLQRLIKQAHFSEPLAAIEDIEYHPDRHLDKNLILELATGNYIQKNLNIVLMGASGNGKTWLSNAFGVQACRQHYKVKYVRLPEMMDEFIVAKNEADGSFRKLINKYKKIELLIIDEWLLTTLPQEHVYTLFEIIEARLKRTSTIFCSQTAPEGWYEKLGDALVADAILDRIVHDSYKILIDGEVSMRERHGLGAFR encoded by the coding sequence ATGTTGAATGAAGAGACAGTTCGTAAATTAACCGAGATGAGAATGAGCGCAATGGCAGAGTCCTATAGTGATCAGATGACGAACACAGGTTACCAAGATATGGCATTTGAGGATCGTTTTAATCTACTCGTTGACCATGAATATTCACATCGTAAATCGAATACCCTACAAAGATTAATCAAACAAGCACATTTCAGTGAACCACTTGCAGCTATTGAGGACATCGAATATCATCCCGATCGTCATTTAGATAAAAATCTAATACTCGAATTAGCCACCGGCAATTATATACAGAAAAATCTCAACATCGTTCTTATGGGAGCCTCTGGTAACGGAAAAACATGGCTATCAAACGCCTTCGGTGTTCAAGCATGCCGTCAACACTACAAAGTTAAATATGTAAGGCTTCCCGAAATGATGGACGAATTTATCGTTGCTAAAAACGAAGCAGACGGAAGTTTCCGTAAACTTATTAACAAATATAAGAAAATCGAGCTTCTCATTATTGATGAGTGGCTTTTGACCACACTTCCTCAGGAACACGTTTATACATTATTTGAAATCATTGAAGCACGCTTGAAAAGAACTTCCACTATTTTCTGTTCGCAAACAGCACCAGAAGGATGGTATGAAAAATTAGGAGATGCACTTGTAGCTGATGCTATCTTAGATAGAATCGTTCATGATTCGTATAAAATTTTAATTGATGGAGAAGTCTCTATGCGCGAACGTCATGGATTGGGAGCATTCAGATGA
- a CDS encoding PTS sugar transporter subunit IIB, which yields MISLLRVDDRLVHGMVAVSWTSALKPDCILVANDAAAKDTFMSMTMKMAKPAGVSLIIKSMEEAIEILNSGKHSNKKFFIVTESVEDAYKISEEVKDLKSVNIGTAGIKKEEKLTATLPQIMMTKEDFEYARKLHEKGIDVFAQVTPSLEKMNYAGIAKAFNNI from the coding sequence ATGATTAGTTTGCTAAGAGTAGATGACCGCCTGGTCCACGGGATGGTAGCAGTTTCCTGGACAAGTGCGCTAAAACCAGATTGTATATTGGTAGCGAATGATGCCGCAGCAAAAGATACATTTATGTCTATGACAATGAAAATGGCTAAACCAGCTGGGGTAAGTTTGATTATTAAAAGCATGGAAGAAGCTATAGAAATTCTTAATAGTGGAAAACACAGTAATAAAAAGTTTTTTATAGTAACTGAGAGCGTAGAAGATGCCTATAAAATTAGTGAGGAGGTCAAAGACCTTAAGAGCGTAAATATTGGTACCGCAGGAATTAAAAAAGAAGAGAAATTGACTGCCACATTGCCTCAAATAATGATGACAAAAGAAGATTTTGAATATGCAAGAAAGCTACATGAAAAAGGGATCGATGTTTTTGCACAGGTAACGCCTTCTTTGGAAAAAATGAATTACGCAGGAATTGCAAAGGCTTTTAATAATATCTAA
- a CDS encoding SIS domain-containing protein, which produces MQYSLVSLIKEHPIKRIYLTGSGTSYHAALLMKMYFDKYTDFETSVSIPTFFSRYERMSKNYSEEETLLIAISQSGTSSSTINAIKKGNLWDIHTVALTEDMNSLITKEAKLSIHLNCGREEIPIETRGYTATVFTSLLWAIEIGKQVGNLSEEEYKDIQTHLEEDINKMNIAMEEIEEWYEKNKYELISMEKGAIAGYGYNYVTALEAYLKLYETFHRPLSAHELEELLHGYEMAFDCKQYIFLIASKGEEIESIDRYREFLNELTQHHFVITNERLELKDRDLYLSSSVSEDFSPILFILPFQILAARNCEAIGYDTSVYPHKTRSFSHIR; this is translated from the coding sequence ATGCAATATTCACTCGTAAGTCTAATCAAAGAACATCCTATAAAAAGGATATATTTAACAGGTTCGGGGACTAGTTATCATGCTGCACTTTTAATGAAAATGTATTTTGACAAATATACTGATTTTGAAACTTCGGTTTCTATACCTACTTTCTTCTCTCGCTATGAACGGATGAGTAAAAATTATAGTGAAGAAGAAACTCTGCTTATTGCAATATCTCAGTCAGGGACTTCTAGTTCTACCATTAATGCTATAAAAAAAGGAAACTTATGGGATATTCATACAGTAGCATTAACAGAAGATATGAACAGTTTAATTACTAAAGAGGCTAAATTATCTATTCATTTAAACTGTGGTAGAGAAGAGATCCCCATTGAGACGAGGGGATATACTGCTACAGTATTCACATCATTGTTGTGGGCTATTGAGATAGGCAAGCAGGTAGGAAATCTGTCGGAAGAGGAATACAAGGATATACAGACACATTTAGAAGAAGATATTAATAAAATGAATATCGCAATGGAAGAAATTGAAGAATGGTATGAAAAAAATAAATATGAACTAATTTCAATGGAAAAAGGAGCGATTGCAGGCTATGGCTACAACTATGTAACAGCACTGGAAGCATATTTGAAATTATATGAAACCTTTCATCGGCCCTTGTCAGCACATGAATTGGAAGAACTGTTGCATGGGTATGAAATGGCTTTTGATTGTAAACAATATATATTCCTTATTGCATCTAAGGGAGAAGAAATTGAAAGTATAGACAGGTATAGAGAATTTCTGAATGAATTAACGCAACACCATTTTGTAATAACAAATGAAAGGCTAGAACTGAAGGATAGAGATTTGTATTTATCTTCTTCTGTTAGTGAAGATTTTAGTCCGATCTTGTTTATTCTTCCATTTCAGATTCTAGCAGCCAGAAACTGTGAAGCAATCGGGTATGACACCTCTGTATATCCTCACAAAACGAGAAGCTTTTCTCATATAAGATAA
- a CDS encoding PTS sugar transporter subunit IIA: MRNILIATHSGLAQGFYESVKFFNNEAENIHYINAYVENNDFEEEFLIKVEELSGSTLFVFTDIPGGTVNRIASKYISKYGYKVISGINLAIILEIALSTEELPEESIENMIASSREQLIFMNPLMEGLEKEEVKND, encoded by the coding sequence ATGAGAAACATTTTAATTGCTACCCATAGCGGCTTAGCACAAGGTTTTTATGAATCGGTAAAATTCTTTAATAACGAGGCTGAGAATATCCATTATATTAACGCCTATGTTGAAAACAACGATTTTGAAGAAGAATTTCTAATAAAAGTTGAGGAATTATCAGGTTCTACCTTGTTTGTATTTACCGATATTCCGGGTGGAACAGTAAATAGGATTGCATCAAAATACATTTCTAAATACGGTTATAAGGTAATTAGTGGGATAAACTTAGCTATTATTTTAGAAATAGCACTAAGCACTGAAGAGCTCCCTGAAGAGAGCATTGAAAATATGATCGCTTCATCGAGAGAACAATTAATTTTTATGAATCCATTAATGGAAGGGTTAGAAAAGGAGGAAGTTAAAAATGATTAG
- a CDS encoding SHOCT domain-containing protein — MLLTVKAIKEGFFILLLLIVIGLVLFLYFQRNQTNINSQRKIHDAIDILDERYARGEIDEEEYTQRKKILRGD, encoded by the coding sequence ATGTTACTAACTGTAAAAGCGATAAAGGAGGGATTTTTTATTTTACTCTTACTCATTGTGATCGGTCTTGTATTATTCCTTTATTTTCAAAGAAACCAAACAAATATTAACTCTCAAAGAAAAATACATGACGCAATAGATATACTCGATGAACGTTATGCCAGAGGCGAAATCGACGAAGAAGAATACACTCAAAGGAAAAAGATACTGAGGGGTGATTAA
- a CDS encoding DUF305 domain-containing protein, which produces MNKYARFGLMILTSTVIMYFMMFVNVNEYDHVQISQTRIYMAVMMGAIMAIIMMGFMWKMYDNKKLNTVILVLSVVLAIGSFGFIQTQAGVDDTAWMKAMIPHHSTAILTSENANLSDPRVQQLSEEIIQAQEEEIAEMERLIKELEENNEE; this is translated from the coding sequence ATGAATAAATATGCACGTTTCGGACTTATGATTTTGACTTCTACGGTTATTATGTATTTTATGATGTTTGTGAATGTTAATGAGTATGACCATGTTCAAATAAGTCAAACGCGTATTTACATGGCAGTAATGATGGGTGCGATTATGGCGATTATTATGATGGGCTTTATGTGGAAAATGTATGACAACAAAAAATTAAATACAGTGATATTAGTTCTTTCAGTAGTTCTTGCAATCGGGTCTTTTGGTTTTATTCAAACACAAGCTGGAGTAGATGATACAGCATGGATGAAAGCAATGATTCCCCACCATTCAACTGCTATTTTGACGAGTGAAAATGCTAATCTATCAGATCCTCGTGTACAACAATTAAGCGAAGAAATTATTCAAGCACAAGAAGAAGAAATTGCTGAAATGGAGCGTTTGATTAAAGAACTAGAAGAAAACAATGAAGAATAA
- a CDS encoding ABC transporter permease subunit translates to MISKPIFKQSLQSNWKLWLIITIVASMIISGFIISYDAAGYASIAEAAEGTAFSNILSTLTSLLGSLENFYKLIAVILGIVYVVFTANNLVVNEVDSGSMAYTLSTPIKRSSVIFTKSLYLILSVVLMYTVISLAGLTASQLNYNNVTGYAINEDVEAAAKMLNHDEDY, encoded by the coding sequence ATGATATCAAAACCAATATTTAAACAAAGTCTACAATCGAACTGGAAGCTATGGTTGATCATAACAATTGTTGCGTCAATGATCATCTCTGGTTTCATAATAAGCTATGATGCGGCAGGTTACGCTTCAATTGCGGAAGCTGCTGAAGGGACAGCTTTTTCTAATATCTTATCCACTCTAACGAGTCTATTAGGGAGTTTAGAAAACTTTTATAAATTGATTGCTGTCATTCTTGGGATTGTTTATGTAGTATTTACCGCAAATAATCTTGTGGTTAATGAGGTAGATTCAGGATCTATGGCTTACACTTTGTCAACACCTATTAAACGTTCAAGTGTTATTTTTACAAAATCACTTTACTTAATCCTTTCTGTTGTATTAATGTATACCGTCATTTCACTAGCAGGGTTGACCGCTTCGCAATTGAATTATAACAATGTGACGGGTTATGCGATAAATGAGGATGTTGAAGCAGCAGCTAAAATGTTGAACCACGATGAAGATTATTGA